In a genomic window of uncultured Flavobacterium sp.:
- a CDS encoding LytTR family DNA-binding domain-containing protein — MRFYINTAHLTKEIEYPKRYQSQNLVKSSVTVFLIILAFLLLFKPFGVYDPELKMHYLLICFFHAVAPALILFTYFGILNYSKKAKDQIKWTLLKEYIQIGIILILMGTTSFLMRDLLYNNPNNWSWNYFFEEIRNCLVAGTFFYFFLRLSSFYFESKNGSPFVLQFTPLAIEPTKTTLESTIFINTHVKQDDFSLDIDQLLFAKADGNYIELTKSNENKITTEVKRISLTQFEAQIIDYPHFFRCHRTYLVNMFKIEKMSGNSQGYLLSFHETDIKIPVSRKQIDSFDSRYQELQSKYIA, encoded by the coding sequence ATGAGATTTTACATCAACACAGCACATTTGACAAAAGAAATTGAATATCCCAAAAGATATCAATCTCAAAATCTAGTCAAAAGTTCAGTTACTGTATTTCTTATCATTTTAGCATTTCTTTTATTATTCAAGCCATTTGGAGTTTACGATCCGGAACTCAAAATGCATTACTTACTCATTTGTTTTTTTCATGCCGTAGCTCCGGCACTAATTCTATTTACTTATTTCGGAATATTAAACTACTCCAAAAAAGCAAAAGATCAAATTAAATGGACTTTACTCAAAGAATATATCCAAATTGGAATAATACTAATATTAATGGGCACAACAAGCTTTTTGATGCGGGATTTACTTTATAACAATCCAAACAATTGGTCATGGAATTATTTTTTTGAAGAAATTAGAAATTGTCTTGTTGCAGGCACTTTTTTCTACTTTTTTCTACGATTATCAAGTTTTTATTTCGAATCAAAAAACGGATCTCCATTTGTTCTTCAGTTTACTCCATTAGCAATTGAACCTACAAAAACAACCTTAGAATCTACAATTTTTATTAATACACATGTAAAGCAAGATGATTTCAGCTTAGATATTGATCAGTTACTTTTCGCAAAAGCGGATGGCAATTATATCGAGTTAACAAAATCAAACGAAAATAAAATTACTACAGAAGTAAAAAGAATTTCCTTAACGCAATTTGAAGCTCAAATAATAGACTACCCACATTTTTTTAGATGTCATAGAACTTATTTAGTAAACATGTTTAAGATTGAAAAAATGTCCGGAAACTCTCAAGGCTATCTATTATCGTTTCATGAAACAGATATAAAAATTCCGGTTTCCCGAAAACAAATCGACAGTTTCGACAGTCGTTACCAAGAACTTCAAAGTAAATATATTGCCTAA
- a CDS encoding acyltransferase: MSTTIASTNSDFNPSNKLSYIDNIKVLLTILVVLHHTFIAYSTSEGWYYTEQTSFLGARIPMTMFISINQSFFMGYFFMLAAYFTSSSYSRKGASKFTKDRLVRLGIPILFNCFILSPFISYLVYYFAKEQHISYFKYLNGYDSWIDLGVTWFLAALLLFSLIYVGVKKVFNISFRKSLAIPNSRTILLFALILGVISFLVRIQFPVGWVLKPIGFQLGHFPQYIALFIIGLLAAKNNWFEQLSNKTCRQLKISALICLLFFPVFLIIKFKLNCDSSWFSGGFHWQALLYAVWEQWIGISILTALLIKGKNSWNTSSKLLSKLSRCSFAVYIFHPLVIVGFTLSIRNWAVDPAIKLLVAAPIIVLGSFILGSIILLIPGVKKII, translated from the coding sequence ATGTCAACCACAATTGCGAGCACAAATTCAGATTTTAATCCTTCAAACAAACTATCTTATATAGACAATATCAAAGTTCTATTAACAATCTTGGTAGTTCTTCATCACACTTTTATCGCTTACAGCACTTCTGAAGGTTGGTATTATACCGAACAAACTAGCTTTTTAGGGGCTCGAATTCCTATGACAATGTTTATAAGTATTAATCAATCCTTCTTTATGGGGTATTTTTTTATGCTTGCAGCCTACTTTACCAGTTCTTCTTACTCCAGAAAAGGAGCTTCAAAATTCACCAAAGATCGCCTTGTTAGACTAGGAATTCCTATTTTATTCAACTGCTTTATTCTTTCGCCATTCATCTCTTATCTTGTTTACTATTTCGCCAAAGAGCAACATATAAGTTATTTTAAATATTTAAACGGATACGACAGTTGGATTGATTTGGGAGTTACATGGTTTCTGGCTGCATTATTACTTTTTTCTTTAATCTATGTCGGAGTAAAAAAAGTTTTTAACATCAGCTTCAGAAAATCTTTGGCAATACCAAATTCAAGAACCATATTATTGTTTGCACTAATATTAGGAGTTATTAGCTTCTTGGTCAGAATACAATTTCCTGTCGGATGGGTTCTTAAACCAATTGGATTTCAACTTGGGCATTTCCCGCAATATATCGCCCTTTTTATTATTGGATTATTAGCAGCCAAAAACAATTGGTTTGAGCAGCTTTCTAATAAAACATGCCGACAACTTAAAATATCGGCATTAATCTGTTTATTATTTTTTCCAGTATTTCTTATTATTAAATTTAAACTAAACTGTGATTCATCCTGGTTTTCCGGCGGTTTTCATTGGCAAGCTTTACTATATGCCGTTTGGGAGCAATGGATTGGAATTTCTATACTAACAGCTTTATTAATTAAAGGAAAAAATAGCTGGAATACTTCCTCTAAACTACTTAGTAAATTATCCCGCTGTAGTTTTGCAGTTTACATTTTCCATCCATTAGTAATTGTCGGATTCACTTTATCAATAAGAAACTGGGCTGTTGATCCCGCAATAAAACTCCTTGTTGCAGCA